A section of the Telopea speciosissima isolate NSW1024214 ecotype Mountain lineage chromosome 3, Tspe_v1, whole genome shotgun sequence genome encodes:
- the LOC122656449 gene encoding (+)-neomenthol dehydrogenase isoform X1, protein MGSKEIEAPTSPSPLSSSSTRWWSKETVAVVTGANKGIGYAFVKRLAELGLTVILTSRDVLRGQNAIELLRAQGLDNVHFFRLDVTDPALIHAFVSWLRDKYGGLDILVNNAGVSFNEIGENSLEHAETVIKTNYYGTKLFTEALLPLFRRSSSLSRILNISSQLGQLNKVKNPTIREELEDEEKLSEEGIENVVRRFFESVRKGTWKEEGWPSIWTDYSVSKIALNAYSRLLAKRYKEHGLIINCYCPGFTRTAMTRDKGNHTADVAADLGTTLLLLPHRNLPTGKFYSGVNPVLNSKL, encoded by the exons ATGGGATCAAAGGAAATTGAGGCTCCTACTTCTCCCTCTCCGCTCTCCTCCTCCTCAACAAG ATGGTGGTCTAAGGAGACGGTTGCGGTGGTAACTGGAGCAAACAAGGGAATTGGGTATGCATTTGTAAAGAGGCTGGCGGAGTTAGGTCTAACTGTGATTCTAACTAGTAGAGATGTGTTGAGAGGACAAAATGCTATTGAGTTACTCAGAGCCCAAGGACTCGACAACGTACACTTCTTTCGCCTTGATGTAACAGACCCTGCTTTAATCCATGCTTTTGTTTCATGGCTGAGAGACAAGTATGGTGGGCTGGATATTCTG GTGAACAATGCTGGAGTATCGTTTAATGAGATTGGTGAGAACTCTTTGGAGCATGCCGAGACCGTAATCAAGACCAACTACTATGGAACCAAATTGTTTACAGAGGCCCTTCTACCATTGTTCCGCCGATCTTCTTCTCTAAGTCGGATTCTAAACATTAGCTCTCAACTCGGACAACTCAAT AAGGTCAAGAATCCTACTATAAGAGAAGAattagaagatgaagagaagcTATCAGAGGAAGGAATTGAGAATGTAGTAAGAAGGTTTTTTGAGAGTGTAAGGAAGGGGACATGGAAGGAAGAAGGGTGGCCAAGTATTTGGACTGACTACTCAGTATCTAAGATTGCACTTAATGCTTATTCTAGGCTTCTGGCAAAGCGTTACAAGGAGCATGGCTTAATCATAAACTGCTATTGTCCAGGCTTCACTCGCACAGCCATGACTCGCGATAAGGGCAACCACACGGCTGATGTTGCAGCTGACTTGGGAACTACATTACTACTCCTCCCACATCGTAACCTCCCGACTGGAAAATTCTATAGTGGGGTTAACCCTGTGCTGAATTCTAAGTTATAG
- the LOC122656449 gene encoding (+)-neomenthol dehydrogenase isoform X2, producing the protein MGSKEIEAPTSPSPLSSSSTRWWSKETVAVVTGANKGIGYAFVKRLAELGLTVILTSRDVLRGQNAIELLRAQGLDNVHFFRLDVTDPALIHAFVSWLRDKYGGLDILVNNAGVSFNEIGENSLEHAETVIKTNYYGTKLFTEALLPLFRRSSSLSRILNISSQLGQLNVKNPTIREELEDEEKLSEEGIENVVRRFFESVRKGTWKEEGWPSIWTDYSVSKIALNAYSRLLAKRYKEHGLIINCYCPGFTRTAMTRDKGNHTADVAADLGTTLLLLPHRNLPTGKFYSGVNPVLNSKL; encoded by the exons ATGGGATCAAAGGAAATTGAGGCTCCTACTTCTCCCTCTCCGCTCTCCTCCTCCTCAACAAG ATGGTGGTCTAAGGAGACGGTTGCGGTGGTAACTGGAGCAAACAAGGGAATTGGGTATGCATTTGTAAAGAGGCTGGCGGAGTTAGGTCTAACTGTGATTCTAACTAGTAGAGATGTGTTGAGAGGACAAAATGCTATTGAGTTACTCAGAGCCCAAGGACTCGACAACGTACACTTCTTTCGCCTTGATGTAACAGACCCTGCTTTAATCCATGCTTTTGTTTCATGGCTGAGAGACAAGTATGGTGGGCTGGATATTCTG GTGAACAATGCTGGAGTATCGTTTAATGAGATTGGTGAGAACTCTTTGGAGCATGCCGAGACCGTAATCAAGACCAACTACTATGGAACCAAATTGTTTACAGAGGCCCTTCTACCATTGTTCCGCCGATCTTCTTCTCTAAGTCGGATTCTAAACATTAGCTCTCAACTCGGACAACTCAAT GTCAAGAATCCTACTATAAGAGAAGAattagaagatgaagagaagcTATCAGAGGAAGGAATTGAGAATGTAGTAAGAAGGTTTTTTGAGAGTGTAAGGAAGGGGACATGGAAGGAAGAAGGGTGGCCAAGTATTTGGACTGACTACTCAGTATCTAAGATTGCACTTAATGCTTATTCTAGGCTTCTGGCAAAGCGTTACAAGGAGCATGGCTTAATCATAAACTGCTATTGTCCAGGCTTCACTCGCACAGCCATGACTCGCGATAAGGGCAACCACACGGCTGATGTTGCAGCTGACTTGGGAACTACATTACTACTCCTCCCACATCGTAACCTCCCGACTGGAAAATTCTATAGTGGGGTTAACCCTGTGCTGAATTCTAAGTTATAG